One window from the genome of Aquipuribacter hungaricus encodes:
- a CDS encoding ATP-binding protein, which yields VARAMADAALEAARNARRHGGGAGAPPDITVLVAPTPDGHGLQVTVRDDGIGFDPSLVPPQRMGLAVSVRGRMQRVGGRADVVTATGSGTTVRLTWEPAAPADPADPAGPAAPPGAGPGKGTGAGPGAGPGAPPAPRTRPRR from the coding sequence CGTGGCCCGCGCCATGGCCGACGCCGCGCTGGAGGCCGCCCGCAACGCCCGCCGCCACGGCGGCGGCGCCGGCGCCCCGCCGGACATCACCGTGCTCGTGGCCCCCACCCCCGACGGCCACGGGCTGCAGGTGACCGTGAGGGACGACGGCATCGGCTTCGACCCGTCCCTCGTGCCGCCGCAGCGCATGGGGCTGGCGGTGTCGGTCCGCGGGCGGATGCAGCGCGTCGGCGGCCGGGCGGACGTCGTCACCGCCACGGGCTCCGGCACCACGGTCCGCCTCACCTGGGAGCCCGCCGCCCCCGCCGACCCTGCCGACCCCGCCGGCCCCGCCGCTCCCCCCGGCGCCGGCCCAGGGAAGGGCACCGGTGCCGGCCCCGGTGCCGGACCGGGCGCCCCGCCCGCCCCCCGGACGAGGCCCCGGCGGTGA